tgtccctggccgggcgcggtggctcaagcctgtaatcccagcactttgggaggccgagacgggcggatcacgaggtcaggagatcgagaccatcctggtgaacacggtgaaaccccgtctctactaaaaaatacaaaaaaactagccgggcgaggtggcgggcgcctgtagtcccagctactccggaggctgaggcaggagaatggcgggaacccgggaggcggagcttgcagtgagctgagatccggccacagcactccagcctgggtgacagagcaagactccgtctcaaaaaaaaaaaaaaggcgtgtccctgccctccctcctcttttttgcttctgattattttcttggCCAGTTATTCCTGCTCAGCGATGTTTGTAACATGCGAAAATTGGCAAACTAACCCTGGTAGAGCAGAGAAATCATTACAAAAAAGTACAGATCCATGACAACAGTCATGTTATCACTTCGCTGAGCACTTTTCCTTATTACAAAAGCAGCATGTGGTTGCTACAGAAAACGCAGAATAGGAAGATAAGAAGGTAGtacccagcctccagcctccctgcGACAAGTACTGTTGGCCCCCTGGGGAATGGCCCTTCGGCGttagaaattgaaaacaaatgtgtAGGGACATCCAGCCATTTCCGGAAGGTTGATAACAGAAACCCAACTCTAGGAAGGCCTTCGGAAAAGACAGCTGGATGCCAAATGTCCCCAACGCCCTGCCTGGAAATGCCGAACAGCTTCAGAGCCAAAGCTGCCTAAGCCAAATGTGCCAGGTGCCAAGTGACCTGCTGTCCTGGAAGAAGCCCCACCTAGGAACACACCTGAGATGGTGGCAGAGCCAAGGTCTTCCCTGCCACTTGGGGATGTCCTGCCACTTGACCACCAGACAGGAGCAAACTGTTCCAGCCAATGGCAGAAGCATCACAGCCATTGGCCAAAGAGCCATGCCTTCCTGCTAGAAGTCCAGAAGGCTCGGGTGGAGTCTAACCTCTCCCtgtctgtgtgtatctgtatctGGCCGGCATTCGCAAGGGGCCCACTTGCCCAAGCACTGACAGTGCAGATGTACCACTCATCAGTCCAAGCCAGGGGCTAGGAGAGTGTGACCACAAGGACCAGAGCCCTGAGTGGAGCTCAGCTGATCTGTGTGGCATCTGGATCTGCAACCACAGGCACAGTTGGgacttctctgtcttctctctagCGCTTGTCAGCATCTGAAATCATCTTATTTGGGGGCTCTTGTAAGCACGCAGAAGGTGGCTTCGATGGACCTTCCTCCAGGGAGCTCTCCCTGATGCCCTAAGGCTACTGAGCTGGGATCCTAAGGCCCTACTTACTCCCTTCCCTAGGTTGTCACTGCATTGCTCCCTCCTCAACCCCTGAGCCCGAGAGGAGGGGCCAAGTCAGTCTGGTCCAATACTGTTACCCTAGGacccagcacagtacctggccCAGAGCTAGGACATAAGGAACATTTCCTGAGTGAACAAGCAcatcagaaaatgaagaaagaactgGAGACTAGGGAGGCCTCGGTCCAAATCCACCATCCACTCCTCTCGAGATGGCTTCACGGCCTCATTTGAAATTCACAGAATGGAAGTACCTACTTTCCGTGACTGCTGGAAAGATTAGGCGAGCGGAGGTGTGTGAGTTGCTCACAGTAGCTAGTGCTACATAGCATACCTGCCCCTTTACCCCACTGGCACCTCAGGTCAGAGGTCAAGGCTGGTGTCCCTGGGGGGTCACAGGTGGACCCCTGCAGCTCCCAGCAGTAGTTCCTCCTGGGCTTCAGCTGTGGCAGCGAGCCAATCTCCTGAGGGCATGGACCTCCCTCACAGATGGCAACATCACCACCAGGGCTGAACCTCTCCGCCACCCGGTCCCTGTGCCAGGTGTTCCTTTGGACTTTGGCAAAAGACCCAGAGAGCACTCCATATGGACTTCCCTGACCGTACTGTACAGATGCAGGCACCTTCCTTCAGGAGGTCGCAAAGGCTCTGCCTTGTGCCCCAACTTCCCTGTGAAGCCACCAATCAAAGGAGCCAGGTGTGAGGCAGGATGCAATATGCACACGCCTCCCGCTCTCCCATCACCCTTTCATAGTtccacagaaagaaagaacatccACACCCCACATCTTATGCCTGCTGAGGCTTCTCTCTTTGACACATTTCTGTCGGACCATGTGCCAATGGTGGCTGTATGTTCTCCCATGGCGTCCAAATCAGTGGGATCCAAGACCTGGGATTCCTCTGTAAGGGTTCCCATACCCAGGACAATCAGTCTCAGGGCAAGGCACTGCCCAGCTACCCACCGTTCACTGTCCCCTACTCCCACCCCAacgcacacacaagcacacacacagggGAGGTCAAGGAGGAGGCACATGTCTTCACCGAGAGCCTACAGGAGCCCAGTTGCTAGAGCCATCAGAGCCTCTGGAAAGCCACTATATGCTGCCGTCCTTTCAGCAGCAAGGTAGGAGAAGTCGGCATTGTCAAGAGAATTTCATTAGGCACAAGCATCTCCCCCAGAGGCCAGGAGAAAACACAGCAAGTAGAGGTGTCCCTGGTGAGTGGCAACAAAATCACGGAGTTCTGGAAGGTCAGAGTTGACAGGATCCTTTGAAAACATGAAGTCTCCCCTCTGGGTTCCAAAGGGGAAACTGTAACCCAGAGAGAGGAGAAACTGGCCTAAGGCCACGCACTGGGTCAGTGGGGGAGCATGGCCTAGAGGCCAAACCTCTTACCCATCAGGGCCAGGTGCTGGCTCACAGCTGCTTCAGATGGTTTCCAGCCCACCTAGGACCTAAATTAACCTCTTCTTAAATAAGCGTAAGGAAAAAGGACTCAGACCTGAATACGCAAGACCGCAGACCAAGAAGAGCAGAAGCAAAACCCCCGCAGCCTGAGAAACCCTAGCTCCTTCCCATTCCAGGCGCCTCGGGGGGAAGGCATCTGGGGCTCTAAGACTGTGGGAGGATGGGGTATGACTGGCAAAGTCCGGTTCTTTGCCACCGGGACAAGTGACAAAGCGGTCAACGAGACGGGAACCCATGGAGAAATTTGAGTCCCGGAACCGGATTCCCGAAGCGGTTTGAGAAAGGCGGGCCGGGATACGTGAGTGACTGCGTCAGAAGGGCTCTTTCAAGGACAGTAAGGAGGTGACAGCCGCCGTGGCCCACTCTCCCGGCCCGTCCGGAACCCCCCCGCCACCCGATGCAGACGCCCTGGGGGAGCCGGCCCAGGGCCAACTTCGGCCAATCCCCTCAGTGACAGCGGAGGCGGCCAATCAACCCCGGCGCGCAGCCCTCTCCTAGCCAATCGGACTCCAGACTGCTTCGGGAGCGGCTACCCCACCGCTCCCCTGCGAGCGCTGCCGCGGCCCCGTGGCCCTTTCCCTGCTCACCTCCCAGGGACGGCAGAGAAGGGCTGGCCTGAGCACTGCTTTCGCAGCGCCGCCGGCGACCGTCGCTACCTTCAGCGCCATGACGGAAAGTGAGAGCCTCCGCACTTCCCGTCACGCAGACACCGCTCTCGCGAGAGTTCGACGGGGTGCGAAGTTTCGGGCACCGGCGCGGGCCCGGTACTGCGCACGCGCGCGGTCTCACCGATTCCCACGCCCCCTTCCGGCGCCTAGAGCGCCGCTGCCGCCATGTTGAGGGGGGATCGCGACCAGCTGGGCCCCTGTCTCGGGGAGGGGCCACGTCAGTGCTGCCAGAGACGTCACAATGCCGGCCCGGCCCTTCGGTGCACGATTGGCTGCCGCTGTCACTTACGCGTCGCTCTTCCTCGTTTGCCCCTCGTGTTCATGGGAGCTcgttttcttttcctctaggcAGAGAAGAGGCGATGGCGGCGATGGCATATCTCGGCGCCCTGGCGCTGCTCCTGCTGTCCAGCCTCTCCCGCTGCTCAGGTAGCGGCCCAGTCGGGGCTTCTTTCTGGCGAGCCTCTGACCCACCCCACGTGGTGTTGAGGGGAGGAGGGATGCGGGGGTCTGGCCTTTCGGGGTCCGTCGCTGAGAGCCGGGCCTTCCTCCGAGAAGCAGGCGGCCTTGGGACGCGGGGACCAAAGCACCTCGGGCACGTTTACCGGCAGCCAGGCTTTTCCTTGTCTGCCCATACGAAGAGGAGTCCCGGAGCCTCCACCGTGCGCCTGGCCCCCAGCTCCAGCACGGAACGTGACACATGTCCCCGCTCCCGCTCCCTGCGGGGTCGGACCAGAACGAAGCTCTGTAGTGCTGAGCGATCGCGGTCAAAAACGGGGCTGGAGGAGCCACATAAGCTAGGAAGGGACCTCAGTGAGGAGAGGGAGCAAGAACGGGGCGAGTTAGATGGGGAGCCAAAGGTGCGCAGGACCTTGAGTGCCAGGCCGAAGACTGGCCTTTCCGGAGGGCCTTGCCTTACCCTTACCAGAGTTTTCGGCAGAGCCTACCAGGGGTCCCGTCGATTTGCGTTCATGAGGGTCTGAGGCTCCAGAGTGTGTTTAGGAGGTGGCTGCAGCAGCCAGTCCTGGGCCCGGGGGCCAGGACTGGACAGGGGTGGCTTTCTGCACATTCCCTTTTCTGCCGTCCTTCAGGCCAGTAGCCTTGCTACCTGCAACGTTTTGCCAGCTTAACTGGCCTCCCTGCCCGCACCCTCTTGTCTGCCCCTCAGGAATTCCCTGAGTTATAGCCAGGGACTTATCCAGAGGACAAGCCTGGCCATAAAACCCTTTCGGGGGCTCCCCTGCGCCACAGGAAGCAGGCCCAACTTAGGCAGGACACAGAAGGGCTGGTAGGATCTGGCCCCTGAGAACGGCCTCCATGCTGTTCCTAGGGATCTGCCTCCTCTGGTCCAGACCCAGAGCCTTCTCTGACGTCCTCTGCTGAAGCGGTCATTCTGCCGGAGCATCACATTTGGACAGCTGGTGACTGAGAACGTTCCCATTTTGGGGAGCCTTTGTTTCACACCCTCTGATGTAGGCGGCAGCCTGTCTTTCCTGTGGGCCTCTGTGGTTATggagaaggctaaggcagagtcCTTTCTCTCACAGCTAACAAGTTGTGCTTCTGGAACCAGAGCCTCTCCCGATTACTTCCTCAGGAAACGCTGGGGCCAGTCTTGGCCTTCTGTCAACTGGCCGGGGGCAGAGACCCTTTCTCATCTTGAAAGCCCCAGTGCATTGCCTGCCTGCAGCCCCTACCCCCGATGTCTCTGCTGAGGATGCCTTCAGTAACTCGTCCAGGCCGTTTGTGGTTCTGAATTGAGGCTGGCCTGGCCCCCTGGCTTCCGTGTCATAGGTCCAAGCGTTGGCATGTATTGTCCAGTGAATCCAGCGCCCACCTGTCCCCAGCACACGCGTTCGCTCTTCCTGCACACCTCCAGAAAGCCGGCCTTGCCCCTCTCCAGTCTGCTTTCACAGCCATCCCACCTACCTTGCCACTGCATTTGTGACCGAGCACTTGGATCTGTCTGGATCCCACCTGGAAGGGACAGGAGGATCCCGTGCGTCCCCAGCTGATCCGTGCTGTGAGGCAGGGCCCGGCCATCCTACCCTCAGACTGGGATACTCGAGCTGGCCTTACCCAAgcatctctccctcttccctgcaGCTGAGGCCTGCCTGGAGCCCCAGATCACCCCTTCCTACTACACCACTTCTGACGCTGTCATTTCCACCGAGACTGTCTTTATTGTGGAGATCTCCCTGACATGCAAGAACAGGGTCCAGGTGAGACAGTGGGGTTTCAGACAGGAGGGCGGGTGGGGGTGCTCCTCACTGCCAGTTGATGGGGGACCCGTGTCAACAGAGATTCCAACTCTTGGGGTGCTGGAGAGATCAGGGCACGGCGATGCCAGATCCTAGCCAGTGTTGACAGGTCACCTTCCTCACCTGCTTTGTGTGCTGTGCCTACACGAGGTAACACTGGGCTCACAACCTGTGTCCCGAATGAGTATCTGAACCGGGAGAAAGGGCAGCCCACCCTCGTTGCCATTGGCCAGTTtgtctgtgtgggtgttttgtctttgtttttgttttttgtttgttttgagacagggtctcactctgttgccccggctggagtgcattggcacgatcttggctctttgcagcctccgcctcccaggttcaagagattctcccctcagtctcccgagtagctgggatgacaagtgcttaccaccatgcccagctaagttttgtattttttggtagagacaggatttcgggTGTTTTAACTTCAAGATTGAGGAGCCTTGGTCTTGGCCCCTGACCTACGTTCCCAAAAGTCCAAAGAAGGAAATGGGGCCTTTTTTTTGGGTATGGCCCTCTTAGGGTAAAGCACCCCTTGGGCAGCCCACTGGGCATCCCGGACCCCAGCACCTCCCTTGTAGACTCAGGAAAATCACTCAGCCCTTTTGATCATCCCGCCCCTGCTCACAGTCAACAGGGTTCCTATGCGTCCAGTTAGGTCCGACCATGGGGATCTAGCCCTGTGCCTCCGTAGGGAAGACCGATGCAGAGGGCCAGTCACAGGATTGGTGAGTGTTACCTGGAACCTCCTGCCAGGGACACTGCAGCCCCCAACTGGGCCTAGCCTACCCATCTGCAGGCCGTGTGAGCAGCACACAGGGTTCCTCTGCCCACACCCAGAGAGGGCAGAAGGTGACCCTGCCTTTGTCTTCTCACCCAGAACATGGCTCTCTATGCTGACGTCGGTGGAAAACAATTCCCTGTCACCCGAGGCCAGGACGTGGGGCGTTATCAGGTGAGGGGCCAAGGGTTCCCTTGCTAGGGGGCTTCCTGCTCCCGGGTGTGACCTGAAGCCCCAGGGGTGGCCAGTCAACCAGGGCCAGGGGCTGTGGGCTCTGGCTGCTGGAGTGCTGCGGTGTGGGCACTGGTGGGCAGGGTGGCCCTTCCATGTCCACTCTGCCCACACCCTGCTCAACACACCCAACCCAGGTGTCCTGGAGCCTGGACCACAAGAGCGCCCACGCAGGCACCTATGAAGTCAGATTCTTCGACGAGGAGTCCTACAGCCTTCTCAGGAAGGTGAGGGCTCCCGCAGCCCACTGGGCTCCCCTGTCCCTGGGGAGCAGGATGGGCCGGGTTGGGAGGCGCTGGCAGTGAGTCCTGAGCTGGGTGGCCTTTCTGTAATCCTGTCCCCTTCTACTGAGAAGGGTCTCTCGcccatttctctcctttccttttctgggcTCTGGCCAGCGTTCCTatctctttcccctccccttcccacccccacacGCTGGGCACCCCTGACCCTGACACCTCCCTTACAGGCTCAGAGGAATAACGAGGACATTTCCATCATCCCGCCGCTGTTCACAGTCAGCGTGGACCATCGGGTGAGCGGCCTGGTCCGTCCTCCTTTTTGGGGTGGTTGGGCTGAGTGAAGGTTCTCATCCTCTCCACAGCCCCAGCTCCGCTGCTGGGCCGTGATTGGCCAGCGTGTCTTGGTTCCCCTGGTGGAGGGTGACCAGCGCTGGCTGGTCTGCTTGCCTATACCCACCTGAGCTGGCTTGTGATCTCCTTTCTTTCAGGGCACTTGGAACGGGCCCTGGGTGTCCACTGAGGTGCTGGCTGCGGCGATTGGTCTTGTGATCTACTACCTGGCCTTCAGCGCAAAGAGCCACATCCAGGCCTGAGGGCGgcaccccagccctgcccttgcTTCCTTCAATAAACATCACAGGACCTGAGGCTGTTGGCTTGCGTTATTGTGCCTTCCCCTGACCGGGAGAGCTGGGGGCCCAGCGTCCCCTTGTCTGCCTGGCCAGCAGAGGCACCAGGCGGGAAAGGGGCAGGCTTTGGTCCAGaactcccttccctcctcccagtGAAGCCCTCTGTCTGGTCCCCACAGAACCCTGTGTCCACCTTCCAATGTCTCTCTCCTGGTTCTGGTGAGGGCAGTAGGCTTGGCCACCTCATCCCCAGGTGACCCCACAGGCTCCATGGGGAGACAGCCAGCCTGGTCTCCATCACGGCTCCTGTGTTGGAAGCCCCGGGCCCAATCTGCGCGCAGAGGGGTTTCCCTGCACTGCTCTCAGGCACAGCAAGTTCCCCCACCCTGCCCATGCGGTGTGCAACTGTCTGGGCTCAGCCCCTCCACACTCCACACCCTGACCACACCACCTTGCTTCCAGTGTGCTGTGCCTTCATGGGATATTGGGAAAATACACAcccatggccaggtgtggtggcacatactgtaatccccacactttgtgaggccgaggtgggaggatcacctgatgtcaggagtctgagaccaacctgggcaacatggcgagaccctgtttctacagaaaaattagctgcgtgtggtggcatgtgcctgtagtgccagctactcgacCTGgagaggtcaaggatgcagtgagccatgatcgcaccactgtgctccagcccaggtgacagaatgagaccttgtctcaacaaaacaacaaaaaaccccacctGTGAGGGGCACATCAACTTCCTCCTAGAGACTCCTCTCCCAAGAGCACCCGTGCCCTCAGGATACCAGGCAGGCATCCCGGCCTGACACCACACCTGCAGTTCATCCTGCACCTCTCCCATCAGCCTGTTTTTCAGCTTGGCACATGCTGGCTCCTGACTAGCTAATGGCATTCCTTAGTGGCACTGAAGGCCCGTGAGGCAGTGAGGGTCTTGGGGACCAAAGGGACTGGGTGCAAATCCCAGGTGAGCCCTTCCCAGCTATGGGACCCAAGTCAGTTTGCTCAGCTGCGAGGCAGTGACAGTGCCTACTCCAGGGTGTCAGGGAGTCCACTGGTATCAGCCACCAAACTCCTGATGTCTGGGTCACCCATTGGCTGTTACTGGAGAGAAATGGAAATGTCCAGAgaggctgtttttgttgtttgtcttttttttttttttgagacagagtttcgctcttgttgcccaggctggagtgcagtggcgcaatctcagctcactgcaacctccacctcccgggttcaagtgattctcctgccccagcctcctgagtagctgggagtacaggcgccgccaccaagcccggctaatgttttgtattgttggtagagatggggtttcaccatgttggccaggctggtctcgaactcctggcctcaggtgatccatccatctcggcctcccaaagttctggggttacagtcatgagccaccgtgcccagccaaggctGCTCTGGAAAAGGAGGGAAGGCCCAAAACCTGCCTGGGAGGTAGGGGCTCCTCAGTACTTCAGCTCAGTTGCCAGAGAGAGCGGCACTGTGAGGGGCCGGGGGTGTCAGGAGCAGGTGTAGGCTGCCTGTGACCTGGGTCTGTCTGCCAAGCAGAGTCTCGGGTAGGGGGTCATCTGTACAAGCAGGGaaccctcttcccacccccagGCCTTGGGAAGGGGGTTGGGTGGGGCCAGCTGCCAAGAATGGGCAGGCTCCTAGGAAGAGCTGGGCGCTCACCCCAGGACGATGCAGCAGGAGCGTTGGGGCTGAGGGGCCACACCAACTTTGCCAGCAGATGCAGTTTCCAGGTTCCAGAGGAGACCCAGCGGCCTGTGCAGGGCAGGTGGCTGGGGCAGGCCGGGTGCGGCAGGCACCGGCGTGGCTGTTGGGCACCCAGTTGCTCTTTTTAGTTTTGGCTCTGCCACGAAGCCTGATGGCAGTGGGACCAGGACGTGAAGTTGCTATTCCAGGGCATCGGTAGCCAAGTGCTGCCAGCCTTTCTGGCGCCACCTCTCCCTGAACCAGCCAAGGGACTCCAGCCTCCAGGCCCATCTGGGCCCACATCCCATGAACACTGGAGGGCACCCCaccagaggaagaaggaagatgcCTTTAGGACCATCCAAGTGAGGCCCCCAGCAGCTAGAGGGAGGCCAAGGGAACAGTTTGACCTCCATCTCCAATCAACTCCGGCCAATGCTCTGTGGCAGGGGCTGGGCCCTTGGAGCCTTATTCCTCCGAGGGGCAGGGTTAGGGAGTTGGTCAAGGGTTGGATGTGCCAAGCCCTCATGGGGGTGAGGCCCTGAGGGGTGGGGGAAGCCATTGTCTCTAGCCCCTGCCCTCTGCTCCCCTTCCTGCCACCTAGCCAGCAAgcctcttcccctcttccctgcTGGTGGGGTGTGATATGCCAGGCCTTCCCTCCCGGCGCTGCTATGCAGCAGAGAGGCAGCCGGCACCCTTGTGATCCAGCCTTCCCTGCAGCGGGACTCCAGGCTTCTGGGAACAGGCACGGGGACTTTTCCTTCACAACCTTCTTAGCATCTAATCTGTCACTGACTTGCTGCCCAGATCTCAGTACTTAGAAAAGTTTAAacgaaaaaaaatttttttgagacaggggtctcactctgtcgcccaggctggagtgcagtggcacgatctcggctcactgcagcctgcacctctcgggttcaagcgattctcctgcctcggcctcctgagtagctgggattacaggcacctgccaccatgcccggctaatttttgtatttttagtagagacagggtttctccatgttggccaggctggtcttgaacgcctgaccgcatgtgatccacccaccttggcctcccaaagtgctgggattacaggcgtgagccaccgcaactggcctaTATTGTCTTCTTTCTGGAGAATCTGAATGCCTCCTTGACCACTTCCGCTCCTTCACAGCAGCACTGCCCACTCCAGGGGGTACCACTCTCATGGCAGGCTGTGCCCATGTTGTCTGCGGAGTTGTCTTTGAGGCCCTGACCCTGCCCAGCATTGAGCTCCTGGCACTTGACAGAGCCCGAAGGTTTGCTGAGAGCTCCCAGGATGGAAGGGCCCTGGCAACAACGTGGGTATTCATCTATCTGGCCAAGACATCCACTGAGTGCCTTCTGCAAACTGAGCACCTTGCTAGGCACTGTGGGATCACCAAATGGAAGGGCAGCTTCCGCCTTCCAGAGTGGATGGCACCAGGCCCTGCTGGGCAGGATAGGACTGGAACCCACTTCTCTGTGGCATGTGCCAGCAGTGGGCCCCACCTACAGTTTGGTCCATGGAGATGACCATAGCCCTTGCCTGGAGGCTAGTCTGAAGTCAGGCTTCTGCCAGCCTTCTGCATCTGGTCACCACCCTGTGACTGTGACACCTCTGAAATGACTCAGGTGACTCTGGTATATCTCCTCCTGGGGTGCCACACAATTGCCCATGGAAGGTCACAGTCACTGCTCCTGACATCCGAGACAAACCGAGGGCTGCAGCATGGCTTTCAGTTGACTCTAACCctgctccctcttccttctcccaccccaaACTGACAACTCTTTCCCCAGCCCAATAAGAATGAACACAGGGAGGCCACGATTCAACCAAGTACAAAGGCAGCTTGCTTTATTCTCAAGATGCAGGGGGAAGGGGTGGTGCAGCTTGTCTGCCTCCAATCTGGGGCTCTCCAAGCCTGAGGGGCACCCCCAGGCAGCCTAGTTCACACGTGCAAATCCTGAGGAGGCTGGGGGCCTCTCCTTCCCAGTCAGCCCACCACCTCACTGGGGTCCAGGTTGCGGATCGCCACCAAGTCCTCTCCAGGCCGCATGGCCCAAGGTCTTCCGCTGCTGCTCACGGGGCTTGGCTTCTAGACCCCTTCTAAGCACCTTCTTCAGTTCATTCAGAAGAGAAGCCCCTGCTCCAGATGGTGTGGGGCGCAGAACGGGCTCTGTGACTTCTTGGTGGACACCCTGCAAGACCCCTCCGTTCCTgcagtcttgctctctctctcagtcACTGGGGAAACAGGTGCCCCCCAAAAGCTCCCCGTTCCCACACCTCAGAGTGGAAGCCACCAGAACAGCTGCTTCCCATTCCTCCcacctttccctccccttccctcccatcCATCCCCAGCCCTCCCTCCCGATCTTCCTCCCCAACTCCCTTCCCAGCCATCAGTGGAGGGGGGAGTTCCACCTCTGCCAGGCTGCCTGAAGGAGCTGCCAGCCCCCAGGTCAGgtccacaaaacaaaacaactattgGCAagcacagaaagggagaaaaaccacaaaaatcgGGGTGCCTTTGTCTACAAATAACTGCAGCGGGGAGAGGCCGAGCTCAGCAGCGAAGCCGGACACTCTCTTGTGCTCCTTTCAGCTCAACTTCCCTGTCTGCAAGTACACGGGTCGGGTGGAGAGAtcactgggtgtgtgtgtgcgtgcacgtgcaAGCACACGCAAGAGCATGGGGAATGGGAAATGCACACGCACAGCCGAAGGGGTGCCCATTACAGGTGTGCCCCCAATACTGGCCACTAGCGTGGTCACTTGACTtgggcagaaagaagaaaagcgtCCCTTCTCCTCAGGGGCTTCTCTCTGCTAACAAAGCCCTGTGCGCACACCTAGACGGGGAGGTGTGTGCATGCGCACAGCgagcacgcgcgcacacacacacacaatctctatAGGAGAGTGAGGGCCGGGGCCCCAGGGGGCTCCTTGGGCCTGGGCCATGCACCCGCCCGGGCAGCTCACACAGTAGTGACCGAGAGGAGAGGGTTGTAGACCCGCTTGCCATCAGCCGAGCGTGCGCCATGGGCCAGCATCTCCTGGATGGTGATCCAGTTGTCCAGGATCTTCTTGTTCCGCTTCTTCATGGTTTTGCGGTGGCTCAGGGCAATGATGTTGAGCTCGGGCTTGCTGTCGCCATTCTGCTGCTCCCGCAGGCACTCCAGCCGGCTCTGCATCATGAACTCGCGCCGCTTCCGCTGTTCGCGGGCTCGGATCAGGTGCTGCTTCCGCTCCTCCTTGCTCCAGTAGCGGCCCATCTTCATCTCGCTCACTGCGTCGTCGTCGGTAGTCATACCGCTGCGCTCCTCCCGGATCTTCAGGGCACGGGCTTTCAGCAGCCGATCTCGCACGGGCCGCTTGGCCACGTAGCGGGTTCCATCGCTGCGCACCTTCACCTTCCACTCCATGCGCGGTGCTTCAGTGGCCGCGGTCGCCACCCCACCCACCCGAGGGCCACCGGCCAAGCTCAGGGGACCGTGGCCCAGCTCCTCCAGGCCTCGCGTCGGGGCCAGCTGCACGCAGCTGTGGTAGTGCTCGCCCTCCTGGCCCTGGCCGCGGTGGCGCCGCGAGAGGTAAGGGCTGCCTTCGGGGCCCACGCGCTCCAGGGTCAACCCGGTCTTGGGATTGCGGCGGCCGCGCTCCTCCGCATGCTGCCTCCGGCCAGCCTCAGGATCCCGGGAGAGGGACCGGAACTTGGTGGGGCTCCCCGGTGGAGGAGCTGCCTTGGCGGGGGTGGCAACAGCGGGGCCGGAAGGGGTCCGGTTCAAGTTGGAGTTGCCGGCCGCAGCCCGCCGCAGGGGACTCTCAGGCAGGGGTTCCACGAGCAGCGGGGTGCTGCGGCAGCTCTCCCCAGTGTTGTAGGCGCTGGTGCTGTCCTTGTCCGACTTCTCAGGCAGCTCGGAGATGTCAGACAGCTCGTGCTTCTTGGGCTCGCTGGCCGCCAGGTCGTAGAGGCTCTCCTCCTCCAGCAGCCAGGCCTTCATGCAGCGCTCACGCAGCTGCTGCATCTTTTGCGCCCGCA
The sequence above is drawn from the Theropithecus gelada isolate Dixy chromosome X, Tgel_1.0, whole genome shotgun sequence genome and encodes:
- the PDZD4 gene encoding PDZ domain-containing protein 4 isoform X3, with the translated sequence MALGKLRPPTPPMVILEPYVLSELPPISHEYYDPAEFMEGGPQEADRLDELEYEEVELYKSSHRDKLGLMVCYRTDDEEDLGIYVGEVNPNSIAAKDGRIREGDRIIQINGVDVQNREEAVAILSQEENTNISLLVARPESQLAKRWKDSDRDDFLDDFGSENEGELRAHKLKSPPAQQLRNEEEKGAPDAGPGLSNSQELDSGVGRTDESTRNEESSEHDLLGDEPPSSTNTPGSLRKFGLQGDALQSRDFHFSMDSLLAEGAGLGAGDVPGLTDEEYERYRELLEIKCHLENGNQLGLLFPRASGGNSALDVNRNESLGHEMAMLEEELRHLEFKCRNILRAQKMQQLRERCMKAWLLEEESLYDLAASEPKKHELSDISELPEKSDKDSTSAYNTGESCRSTPLLVEPLPESPLRRAAAGNSNLNRTPSGPAVATPAKAAPPPGSPTKFRSLSRDPEAGRRQHAEERGRRNPKTGLTLERVGPEGSPYLSRRHRGQGQEGEHYHSCVQLAPTRGLEELGHGPLSLAGGPRVGGVATAATEAPRMEWKVKVRSDGTRYVAKRPVRDRLLKARALKIREERSGMTTDDDAVSEMKMGRYWSKEERKQHLIRAREQRKRREFMMQSRLECLREQQNGDSKPELNIIALSHRKTMKKRNKKILDNWITIQEMLAHGARSADGKRVYNPLLSVTTV